The following coding sequences are from one Methanohalophilus halophilus window:
- a CDS encoding acylneuraminate cytidylyltransferase has translation MKKYRGKNSRGFLVLNEYVALIPARGGSKSIPLKNIKEIAGKPLIQWTIEAAANCSKINEVYLSTDSEEIFSIGQSLNCNKLDVINRDPENATDTASTESVMLEFADKHKFENIVLIQPTSPLLTAIDLEKAIEIYEEKNADSLLSVVEQKRFIWEVEKNEFVCPVNYNPQSRPRRQEMEGCLVENGAFYITKKELLIETGCRLSGNIAYYKMSDESYYEIDEPEDWIIVEKLLQQKNKTQSPIDRDIKLFLTDVDGVLTDAGMYYSEKGDELKKFNTHDGKGMELLRKAGIKTGIITSENTEIVTNRAKKLKVDYLYQGVKDKLKVAKEICQLEGITLYEVAYIGDDVNDIELIRNVGKAACPSNALKEIKSLKHIIKLNTSGGNGAVREFSTLILE, from the coding sequence TTGAAGAAGTACAGAGGAAAAAACTCAAGAGGTTTTCTTGTGCTGAATGAATATGTAGCACTTATTCCTGCTAGAGGGGGAAGTAAAAGTATTCCTCTCAAAAATATCAAGGAAATTGCAGGTAAACCCCTTATTCAGTGGACCATTGAGGCAGCAGCCAATTGTAGCAAAATCAATGAAGTTTATCTATCAACAGATTCTGAAGAAATATTTTCTATTGGTCAATCACTAAATTGCAACAAATTGGATGTAATAAACAGAGATCCTGAAAACGCAACAGATACAGCAAGCACTGAATCTGTTATGCTTGAATTTGCAGACAAACATAAATTTGAAAATATTGTCCTTATACAGCCTACTTCTCCTTTACTTACAGCAATAGACCTCGAAAAAGCAATTGAAATCTATGAAGAAAAAAACGCGGATTCACTACTTTCAGTCGTTGAACAAAAACGGTTTATTTGGGAAGTAGAAAAAAATGAATTTGTGTGTCCTGTTAATTATAACCCACAATCTAGGCCTCGAAGACAGGAAATGGAAGGATGTCTTGTTGAAAACGGCGCATTTTACATAACAAAAAAAGAATTACTTATTGAAACAGGCTGTCGATTATCGGGTAACATTGCCTATTACAAAATGTCTGATGAATCATATTATGAAATTGATGAGCCTGAAGACTGGATTATAGTTGAAAAATTGCTTCAACAAAAAAACAAAACACAATCCCCAATAGACAGGGATATAAAACTCTTTTTAACTGATGTTGATGGTGTATTAACAGATGCAGGCATGTATTATAGTGAAAAAGGGGATGAACTTAAAAAATTTAATACTCATGATGGAAAAGGAATGGAACTACTCAGGAAGGCTGGAATTAAAACAGGAATCATAACCAGTGAAAATACCGAGATCGTGACAAACAGAGCTAAAAAACTTAAAGTTGACTATTTGTACCAGGGAGTAAAGGATAAGTTAAAAGTTGCCAAAGAAATTTGCCAGCTGGAAGGAATTACATTGTATGAAGTCGCATATATTGGTGACGATGTAAACGATATTGAATTGATTAGAAATGTTGGCAAGGCTGCGTGTCCTTCAAATGCTTTAAAAGAAATAAAATCACTTAAACATATAATTAAACTTAATACTTCAGGAGGAAATGGAGCCGTAAGAGAGTTTTCAACATTGATATTGGAATAA
- a CDS encoding polysaccharide pyruvyl transferase family protein — translation MQKLTCIICNSSHVTPLQKKSRDGSYINLIKCKYCGHLFQSAKQYTDIYSNGKFSQEARGSIIPNDAKIKQLDESAIDRFIFYKSFFKEMENILEVGSSIGSFVHLLKIYGKNTMGLEPDFEYCSFSKDQYGFEQYHDFLENFKSSNKWDGVISFHVLEHIQDPHNFLLNIYELLDNKGTLLIECPSLDIHFSGNMNKFIWKPHIHYFTISSLYYLVSLYYDVEYIGFRNNSLYVLGKKSLSKKNEIKNIQLYKYKFLSKSMYLINSNQYIHSYFKFGLNHVVSNPTNLKKIIPFINKKLCFKKYELNESRKGKEIPLSHVSVYSLGNIGDTILSKCVRSIFNECNNSLSWNLIPVKKTVNSNSIMQINESEMLVIGGGGLFLPDTNKNNISGWQWACGKDSLNQIKIPIVFFAVGYNYFKGQHPESLFVENLKEFVKKSSFFGVRNSGSRKKIIELVGTQFEEKIVFQPCPTTLISKLYSLPEKKRTKNIAFNVAFDRYDKRFGKNIYLILSQIASAAKRLDDLGYNIYLVNHIKKDATFSLSLDNASVPYVNVDLSGEFPDKAIEFYKQMDVVIGMRGHAQMIPFGLNCGIITLGSHDKMKWFLEDIDSLDFYIDITEEPEYLSDAIFNKFMCLYGDNYKFNNTIQRIKKKQDDLYNITLSNMHKILHLLKNQVD, via the coding sequence ATGCAAAAATTGACTTGTATTATATGTAACAGTTCTCATGTAACACCGTTACAAAAAAAATCAAGAGACGGCAGTTACATAAATTTAATAAAATGTAAGTATTGTGGGCATTTATTTCAATCTGCAAAACAATACACAGATATCTATTCAAATGGGAAATTCAGTCAGGAAGCTAGAGGCTCCATCATTCCGAATGATGCTAAAATCAAACAATTAGATGAATCAGCTATAGATAGGTTCATTTTTTATAAGTCTTTCTTTAAAGAAATGGAGAATATTTTGGAAGTGGGAAGTTCAATAGGCTCATTTGTTCATTTACTAAAAATTTATGGGAAAAATACTATGGGGTTAGAGCCTGATTTTGAATATTGCTCTTTTTCGAAAGATCAATATGGATTTGAACAATACCATGATTTTTTAGAAAATTTCAAATCTAGCAATAAATGGGATGGAGTCATTAGTTTTCATGTACTTGAGCATATACAAGATCCTCATAATTTTTTGCTAAATATTTATGAATTATTAGATAACAAAGGCACCTTATTGATAGAATGTCCATCTTTAGATATACACTTCTCTGGCAATATGAATAAATTCATCTGGAAACCACATATACATTATTTTACAATTTCAAGTCTATATTATCTGGTATCTTTGTATTACGATGTGGAGTATATCGGTTTTAGGAATAACTCCCTTTATGTATTGGGTAAAAAATCACTTTCTAAAAAGAATGAAATAAAAAATATACAATTGTATAAATATAAATTTTTGTCTAAATCGATGTATTTGATAAATTCTAATCAGTATATTCATAGTTATTTCAAGTTTGGACTAAACCATGTAGTCTCTAATCCTACTAATTTGAAGAAAATTATTCCTTTCATTAACAAAAAATTATGTTTTAAAAAATATGAGTTAAATGAATCTAGGAAAGGAAAAGAAATACCTCTGTCTCATGTTTCAGTTTATTCTTTAGGAAATATTGGAGATACAATTTTATCTAAATGTGTAAGATCTATTTTCAATGAATGCAATAATAGTTTGAGTTGGAATTTAATTCCAGTAAAAAAAACTGTAAATTCAAATTCAATTATGCAAATAAATGAATCTGAAATGCTGGTAATAGGGGGAGGTGGATTATTTCTTCCAGATACCAATAAAAATAATATTTCTGGTTGGCAATGGGCTTGCGGTAAAGATAGCTTGAATCAAATAAAAATTCCCATTGTTTTTTTCGCAGTTGGCTATAATTACTTCAAGGGACAACATCCAGAGAGTTTATTTGTAGAAAATTTGAAGGAATTTGTTAAAAAATCTAGTTTCTTTGGGGTAAGGAATTCTGGAAGTCGTAAAAAAATAATAGAACTTGTTGGAACTCAATTTGAGGAGAAAATTGTATTTCAGCCCTGTCCTACAACTTTGATTAGTAAATTATATTCACTTCCTGAAAAAAAAAGAACTAAAAACATTGCTTTTAATGTAGCGTTTGATAGGTATGACAAAAGATTTGGCAAAAACATTTATTTAATTTTAAGTCAAATTGCAAGTGCTGCAAAACGTCTAGATGACCTCGGTTATAATATATATTTAGTAAATCATATTAAAAAAGATGCCACTTTTTCTTTATCACTTGATAATGCTTCTGTACCATATGTAAATGTGGATTTATCTGGAGAATTCCCTGATAAAGCTATAGAGTTTTATAAACAAATGGATGTTGTCATTGGAATGAGAGGACATGCTCAAATGATTCCTTTTGGTTTGAATTGTGGAATTATTACTTTAGGAAGCCATGACAAAATGAAATGGTTCTTAGAAGATATTGATTCACTAGATTTTTATATTGATATTACTGAAGAACCTGAATATTTATCGGATGCTATATTTAATAAGTTTATGTGTTTGTATGGTGATAATTACAAATTCAATAATACTATACAAAGAATTAAAAAGAAACAAGATGATTTATATAATATTACTTTATCCAATATGCATAAAATACTGCATCTCTTAAAAAATCAAGTTGACTGA
- a CDS encoding glycosyltransferase family 4 protein, with protein sequence MKKRNMLFIAHSYSNFQKESIDSVAKYFNKCSVLIESNPIAEISNYINIPYLKQFNLNYKIDLSGSPVNVNVQTTPMLYAPLDSQYKKLGEKHLKKVEQKISETNIDFDIIHSHFTWSSGYVGAKLKEKYNVPFVVTAHGFDIYLLPFKDEEWKEKIEYVLNSADHIITVSKSNLRCIEKLNVRSPVSQIPNGFNSNLFYPRDPIKCRKYLNLPLDKKIIVSVGNLVEVKGHKYLIQSIKSMVESRSDIQCYIVGWGRLDKKLRKLIDKLGLRNHVKLVGGKPHNEIPYWMNACDLFVLPSLRESFGVVQIEALACGKPVVATHNGGSEEIIVSEDYGILVEPGNYDDLSKKIDLALNKKWDTKSILNYSNKFKWDIVAAEVHQIYEDVETKLTKGDYKLLQ encoded by the coding sequence TTGAAAAAACGCAACATGTTGTTCATAGCCCATTCATATAGCAATTTCCAAAAGGAATCAATCGACAGTGTCGCCAAGTATTTCAATAAATGTTCAGTATTGATTGAGTCAAATCCTATCGCAGAAATTAGCAATTATATAAATATACCTTATTTGAAACAATTTAACCTAAATTATAAAATAGATTTATCTGGCTCACCCGTCAATGTAAATGTACAAACAACACCAATGTTATACGCCCCGCTAGATTCACAATATAAAAAGTTAGGAGAGAAACACTTAAAGAAAGTTGAACAAAAAATATCTGAAACAAATATTGATTTTGATATTATACATTCACATTTTACATGGTCATCTGGCTATGTAGGTGCAAAACTAAAGGAAAAATATAATGTTCCTTTTGTGGTCACAGCCCATGGATTTGATATTTACTTATTGCCGTTTAAAGATGAGGAGTGGAAAGAAAAAATCGAATATGTATTAAATTCTGCAGACCATATTATCACTGTTAGTAAAAGTAATTTGAGATGTATAGAAAAATTAAACGTCAGGAGCCCAGTTAGCCAAATACCAAACGGATTTAATTCTAATCTTTTCTATCCCAGAGACCCAATAAAATGTAGAAAATATCTGAATTTGCCTTTAGATAAAAAAATAATAGTCTCGGTCGGAAATTTAGTAGAGGTAAAGGGACACAAATACCTAATTCAAAGCATAAAAAGTATGGTTGAAAGCCGCAGTGATATACAATGTTATATTGTTGGATGGGGCAGATTAGATAAAAAATTACGAAAATTAATTGATAAATTGGGTTTACGAAATCATGTGAAATTAGTGGGAGGAAAACCTCACAATGAAATTCCATATTGGATGAATGCATGTGATCTTTTTGTATTACCCAGTTTAAGAGAAAGTTTCGGAGTCGTTCAAATAGAAGCCCTTGCTTGTGGTAAACCGGTTGTTGCTACTCACAACGGTGGCAGTGAAGAAATAATAGTTTCTGAAGATTATGGGATACTGGTTGAGCCGGGCAACTATGATGATTTATCAAAAAAAATAGATCTGGCATTGAATAAAAAGTGGGACACAAAGTCAATTTTAAATTATTCAAATAAATTCAAATGGGACATTGTTGCGGCAGAGGTCCATCAGATATATGAAGATGTCGAAACTAAGTTGACCAAAGGAGATTATAAACTTTTACAGTGA
- a CDS encoding glycosyltransferase, translated as MAAGKPIVVADVIGKEAWLKPEENCLLYESRNSEDLAEKISILLNDKELYANMCKNNRELAKPFEWNAIVQNSGILEDIQN; from the coding sequence ATTGCCGCAGGTAAACCTATTGTGGTTGCTGATGTCATTGGAAAAGAAGCCTGGTTAAAGCCTGAGGAGAATTGCCTATTATATGAATCAAGAAATTCAGAAGACCTCGCCGAGAAAATTTCCATTCTCTTAAATGACAAAGAACTGTATGCAAACATGTGTAAAAATAACAGAGAATTGGCAAAACCGTTCGAGTGGAACGCGATTGTCCAAAATTCAGGAATATTGGAAGACATTCAGAACTAA
- a CDS encoding UDP-N-acetyl glucosamine 2-epimerase codes for MTNGVHNVGDVIMDAVLYNSKIAEEKSTILEDLKLEVGQYLLATIHRASNTDSRQNLTSIINAFVDCGDKIVFPVHPRTAKYMEQYGLWEKANANLVLTPPVGYLDMLKLTANAKKVLTDSGGLQKEACMLGVPCITLRENTEWVETVEGGWNVLVGTEYGKILEKIADFKSNSTKADIFGDGNASGRICEILYMQ; via the coding sequence ATCACCAACGGTGTCCATAATGTGGGAGATGTGATAATGGATGCCGTGCTCTACAACAGCAAAATAGCAGAGGAAAAATCCACCATTCTTGAAGACCTGAAACTCGAAGTCGGCCAGTATCTGCTTGCCACGATACACAGGGCTTCAAATACCGATTCCAGGCAAAACCTGACCTCCATTATCAATGCCTTTGTGGACTGTGGAGACAAAATAGTGTTCCCGGTACATCCCAGGACTGCCAAATACATGGAGCAGTACGGTCTGTGGGAAAAAGCAAATGCAAATCTTGTGCTTACACCACCTGTGGGCTATCTGGACATGCTCAAACTCACCGCCAATGCAAAGAAAGTGCTAACTGACTCAGGCGGGTTGCAGAAGGAGGCCTGCATGCTGGGCGTGCCCTGCATCACCCTACGGGAGAATACCGAGTGGGTGGAGACCGTGGAGGGCGGCTGGAATGTGCTGGTGGGTACGGAGTATGGGAAAATTTTGGAAAAGATTGCAGATTTCAAAAGCAATTCCACAAAAGCAGATATCTTCGGAGATGGCAATGCCAGCGGAAGAATCTGTGAAATATTGTACATGCAATAA